In Larimichthys crocea isolate SSNF chromosome XXII, L_crocea_2.0, whole genome shotgun sequence, the genomic stretch gatgtagtcacatctccctttactgaaccctctactcaaaccttctctgtctgtctgtctgactgtctgtctgtctgtctgtctctctctctctctctctgtctctctctctgtctctcccactctctccctCTACCACCATCAGTAAActtacatgtctcattaatgcatgttactaactaaacttcttccccagagtttctgtgctctgtcgtccagcaggttctcatggatcgtggctgctgctgtggtcctgcatgacgtccactacatatgttactactgtcattattgttaccatatctctattacagtttatagttagttaatgatttgctgctgctgtgtatctgtgtctctctatctctatcacaggttccactgctactatggtcattttatcattcattgtaattcattgtcattttatcattcattgtaattcattgtcattttatcattcattgtaattcattgtcattttatcattcattgtaattcattgtcattttatcagtcattgtaattgtacaatatgtttgtgttgatttgttctgtacacgtgacatccattgcacgtctgtccgtcctaggagagggatccctcctctgtggctcttcctgaggtttcttccaccttttttccctgttaaaggttttttgtgggcaagtttttcctcactcaaaccgagggtctaaggacagagggtgtcacttcctgtacagattgtaaagccctcagaggcaaatgtactttgtgactttggatTATACAactaaaatctgatttgatttgatttgatttgattgttagTTTAGAGTTTTCATGTTCTACAGACTTCACACTGTTTACAAAGACAATGCCTAAATTCACTCATTTTTGATTTCCATTCCAAACAAGAAACTCACCTGGGCCTCCACTGATACCTCCTGTTCCTGCACCGGGAAGCACTCCACCACCTGATGAACACAGATCAGGTTGACTTAAATTAGATAGACTATACATGAAATGGAAGTATCAGTAAGGGAATTACATTATAGCACAAAGTAAATGTATTGTCTGCTTTACAGTCCAGGGCTTCAGGTTCATCATGCCATGtaatatgaaaatgtcacaactgttttattttgttgctaaTGAGTACTGAATGCCAACATCAACCTTTGCTATTGAAGTCCGTGTCAACTTCCTGTTATAGATAAGCATAAATGCTAGTCTAAGatctttattattgtattactAATATGGAGGCAATTCCGTTTATAACATGAGACATTTGCACATTGTCCTGCATATCAGTAAGATTCTTATTTACAGTGAGAATCTTCAGACTTTTAGGTTTGTCTCAAGTAAATTTGACTTGGTGGCAACATTTGCTTGAAAATATCACTGTATGACCAACATCCAGTGACAATATAGACATGTATCAGTAATTATCAGTAATGAAATATGTATATGCATCAGTAGAAAATTTCACCTGGTCTATAGCCAGTTCCACCCAATGACGAGCCGTAAGGTTTTCTTTTCCCAAGTGCTTTTCCTCCAGGTCCATATCCAGTACCAGCACCACCTGGTCCAAAGCCACCTGGTCCTGTGCCAGCACCACCTGGTCCGAAGCCTCCTGGTCCTGTACCGGCACCACCTGGTCCAAAGCCTCCTGGTCCTGTGCCGGCACCACCTGTGCCGAAGCCTCCTGGTCCTGTACCGGCACCACCTGGTCCAAAGCCTCCAGGTCCTGTTCCGGCACCACCTGGTCCGAAGCCTCCTGGTCCTGTACCGGCACCACCTGGTCCGAAGCCACCTGGTCCTGTACTAGCACCACCTGGTCTGAAGCCTCCTGGTCCTGGGCCATAGCCGCCAGGTCCAACTCCTGTGCCTCCTGCTGGGAAACAGATATCTAAATATGTAAGTTCAACTATATACTgcataaatgtataaaaatatatataatctagAATCCTAACCTAAACCTTACCTGATCCATACCCAGTTCCTCCATAACCTggaaaaatatgagaaaaagtAGCTCAAACAATGTTCTACTAACAATCAAAGCTGtacaataaatatttgtatatcATCTGCCTAACTAAAGAACAAAGTACCAGATTTAGatggttttctttttcctaGTCCTTGCCCCCCTGGTCCAAAGCCCCCTGGTCCTGTGCCAGTACCACCTGGTCTGAAGGCTCCTGTTCCTGTGCCAGTACCACCTGGTCCAAAGCCACCTGGCCCAATGCCTCCTGTTCCTGTGCCAGCACCACCTGGTCCGAAGCCACCAGGTCCTGTACCAGCACCACCTGGTCTGAAGCCAACTGGTCCTGTTCCAGCACCACCTGGTCCGAAACCACCTGTTCCTGTGCCAACACTACCTGGTCCGAAGCCACCTGGCCCAACGCCTCCTGTTCCTGTGCCAGCACCACCTGGTCCGAAGCCACCTGGTCCTGTACCAGCACCACCTGGTCCGAAACCCCCTGTTCCTGTGCCAACACCACCAGGTCCAATGCCACCAGGCCCATATCTGCCAGGTCCAGTACCTGTTCCACCAGGTCCAATACCTGCACCTAGAAAACAGGCATAGCTTTTAACTAACTAGTTATTACTAGTAACCTAGTTTACACTTGCATATTTAGCTGTGATATGTTGTCACATGTTTCTACCTAAGACACAAGTACTGTATAGCCGTATTTGTTGTTTATTCCCTTATTGCATTTTAAATAACAGAACTGCTCCAAAGCACCAGCATCAAAGACTTGTTGATACATTATGTTTATCTCTGCAGTAATAATCGTATTTATTCATGTACAAAGACAATgagaaaaacactaaacaatCTGTAGATTTAGGtgttaaaatgaatgaagaggTTTATCACCTTGCCCATAGCCTGTCAGAATGAGTGATGAGTCTGAATATATCTTAAATACaatatcataaaatataatcatGGTAATCATGACCATTATACCTGATTTTGGTGGCTTTCTTGCGCCCAGTCCTTGACCTCCAGGAGTATACACACCAGCCCCTGCTCCACCAGGTCCATAGCCGCCTGGTCCTGTGCCAGTACCACCTGGTCCGAAGCCACCTGGTCCTGTGCCAGTACCACCTGGTCCGAAGCCACCTGGTCCTGTACCAGCACCACCTGGTCCGAAGCCACCTGGTCTGAAGCCAGCACCACCTGGTCCGACACCTCCTGGTCCTGTTCCAGGACCACCTGGTCCGAAGCCACCTGGTCCTGTGCCAGCACCACCTGGTCCAAAGCCACCTGGACCTGTTCCAGCACCACCTGGTCCTGTTCCAGCACCACCTGGTCCGAAGCCACCTGGTCCTGTTCCAGCACCACCCGGTCCGAAGCCACCTGGTCCTGTGCCAGCACCACCAGGACCAACGCCACCAGGCCCATATCTGCCAGGTCCAGTACCTGTTCCACCAGGTCCAACACCTGCACCTAGAAACCAGGCATAGGTTTTTTTTAGGGCACAAGTACTGTTTAGcattttttgtccttcattcatttcaaataacaaaactgcTCCAAAGCACCAGCATCAAAGACTTGTTGATATGACCTGTTTACATCTGTAGTTATGTAGATATGGTATTTATTCAtgtacaaagacaaagagaaaaacacttaTCAATCTGTAGATTTAGGtgttaaagtgaataaaatagTTTATCACCTTGTCCATAGCCAGCTCCACCTAGCGAAGATGATCCATAGCCTGTCAGAAGGAGTGATGAGTCTGAATTTATCTTAAATACATTACTAAACATTCATAAAAGATCATCATGGTAATCATGACCATTATACCTGATTTTGGTGGCTTTCTTGCCCCCAGTCCTTGACCTCCAGGAGTATACACACCAGCCCCTGCTCCACCAGGTCCATAGCCGCCTGGTCCTGTACCAACACCACCTGGTCCTGTGCCAGCACCACCTGGTCCAAAGCCACCTGGTCCTGTGCCAGCACCACCTGGTCCGAAGCCACCTGGTCTGAAGCCAGCACTACCTGGTCCGACACCTCCTGGTCCTGTTCCAGCACCACCTGGTCCGAAGCCACCTGGTCCTGTTCCAGCACCACCCGGTCCGAAGCTACCTGGTCCTGTGCCAGCACCACCAGGACCAACGCCACCAGGCCCGTATCTGCCAGGTCCAGTACCTGTTCCACCAGGTCCAACACCTGCACCTAGAAACCAGGCATAGGTTTTTTTTAGGGCACAAGTACTGTTTAGcattttttgtccttcattcatttcaaataacaaaactgcTCCAAAGCACCAGCATCAAAGACTTGTTGATATGACCTGTTTACATCTGTAGTGATGTAGATATGGTATTTATTCAtgtacaaagacaaagagaaaaacacttaTCAATCTGTAGATTTAGGtgttaaagtgaataaaaaagtTTATCACCTTGTCCATAGCCAGCTCCACCTAGCGAAGATGATCCATAGCCTGTCAGAAGGAGTGATGAGTCTGAATTTATCTTAAATACATTACTAAACATTCATAAAAGATCATCATGGTAATCATGACCATTATACCTGATTTTGGTGGCTTTCTTGCCCCCAGTCCTTGACCTCCAGGAGTATACACACCAGCCCCTGCTCCACCAGGTCCATAGCCGCCTGGTCCTGTGCCAGCACCACCTGGTCCAAACCCACCTGGTCCTGTGCCAACACCACCTGGTCCAAACCCACCTGGTCCAAAGCCACCTGGTCCTGTGCCAACACCACCTGGTCCAAACCCACCTGGTCCTGTGCCAGCACCACTTGGTCCGACACCTCCTGGTCCTGTGCCTGCACCACCTGGTCCGAAGCCGCCTGGTCCTGTGCCAACACCACCTGGTCCTGTGCCAGCACCACTTGGACCGACACCTCCTGGTCCTATGCCTGCACCTCCTGGTCCGAAGCCGCCTGGTCCTGTGCCAACACCACCTGGTCCGAACCCACCTGGTCCTGTGCCAGCACCACTTGGTCCGCCACCTCCTGGTCCTGTACCAGCACCACCTGGTCTGATGCCTCCTGTTCCCGTGCCAGCACCACCTGGTCCAAAACCACCTGGCCTGGTTCCGACACCACCCAGTCCTGTACCATATCCACCTGGTCCAGTGCCACCAGGTCCAAATCCTCCTGGACCAGAACCAACTCCACCTGGTCCTGTCCCAAAGCCACCAGGCCCGACCCCAGTACCACCAGCTCTTGCTCCATAACCTAAAACCAAATATTGATTCAGCTTCAGTTCTCTGCATAAAGGCTTGtatctctgtgtttgctctgttcATCTGTCAAAATGTATCATACTTTTTGGTGGTTTGCCGGTGCCAGTACCCAGTCCTGGGCCTATGCCATACCTTGAACCTGCATAACAGAGCATAGAAATTCTATGAAATGGGCTGTGTTCTTTTTCCATCAACAttattaaattcagtttatttttatagagCTCAACCTACCACCAGGACCTACACCACCACTATATCCCCCAAATCCACCACCAACTCCACCGGGACCTGCTCCTAAACCTCCAGTTCCAACCTGTCCTACTCCAGGGGTCCCAGCACCCCCAGGACCAGCACCAGTGCCTCCGCTTCCAGTCTGGCCTCCGTAACTTCCAGGCCCAGTACCATATCCACCAGGCCCAGCACCAAAGCCACCTGGACCAGTACCGTAGTCGCCGGGACCAGCTCCATAACTGCCAGGTCCAACCCCACCCCGGCCTCCTGCTCCAAGAGTGCCATATGctgaaagaaagatgagaacattaaatgtgtttcattgcTGAATTAATCATTGCAAGTCAACACAAGTCATTCTTAAAGAGATGAGAATATAATTATCATCTCTCAATCATAGAACCTTTGCCTGATTTTCCTGCTCCCTGTCCTACTCCAGCTCCAGTTGGGTAACGTATGCCTGACAGGGGAAAGAGAGCAAATACATATACTGTTTAGGTATGCTTCAATCATCTGTCATCAAGTTGACGGTAAGAATAGTGTTAGTTGGCATACCTCCACCTGGTAAAATTCCACCAGCACCATAGCCTATGATagataaaatgtataaataggTATCCTTGTAATAATAGCATGTAGGTTTGAGATGAATACACAACAATAGCAACAATATTTCAGGACCAAACATAATAGCAGCTCACTTTTTCCAGGTTTAACTCCACCAGGacctcctccaactcctcctgAACCTCCTCCAACTCTTCCTGGACCTGCTCCGACTCCACCGGGacctcctccaactcctcctgGACCTGGTCCGACTCCTCCAGGacctcctccaactcctccaggACCTGCTCCGACTCCTCCAGGACCTCCTCCAATTCCTCCAGGACCTGTTCCAACTGCCCCTGTGCCTGCACCTGCCACCTGACCTACTCCTCCAGGCCCACCGCTTACGCCTCCTGCTACAGTCCCATCAGGTCCGTAggctgcatttaaaaaattaacaGATATAATAAATGTTCTTCAgtacatgtttttgttacatatatgtttgtcatgtttgttagATTTTATACAGTGGTGGATATTAAATGGTGATAAAATGGAGTGTATATTCAGATGCAAAAATGGGACCTTTGGGTGGTTTTGGTGTTCCTCCTAATCCTCCAGCTGCACCTCCTGGTCCAACTCCAGTTCCACTAGCAGGACTGTCTCCTCTTCCCACCTCTGTTACGCCACCTAAAacacctcctgctgctcctgcagtGGTAGGAAGCCCTCCTACTCCTCCTGGTCCTCCACCTGTGACTCCTGTACTACGTCTCTCTCCATCAGgacctccctctccatctccttcaCCTGGCGTGTCACCTCTGGGGACACCtgcagacagagcacagaaggACAACAGACCAGTATTTCAGCATAGAATTAAAACTGGAACCAAGAACAAAGTCAAGAACCACCAAAACTGTTACATGTAAACCACcagtacagaaaaaaatcatttggatCTCTATATCTATAGATCAGTGGTTTTGAAAAAGTGTACTACTTCCCTAGCTGTCTCTTTAGATAAGAGATGTCTTTTGAGATGTCGCATTACCCAGCAGTGTACTAGTCTTCCTGGAGTCCACACAACAATCATAAGTaaattggattttattttatacaccTGGGGGTTTGAGAGGCTTGGCTCCAGGCAGTGTTCCAGCTGAGCTTCCACCAGAACCTGTATATTATACAGTGAAGTTCAGAAAAGTCAGGGAATACAGACCaacacctgtttaaattatgcACATGCAATTCAAAATCCATAGTCATTTACTGTATACTAAGCTCTATTAACCTGTCACAAGTAACATCTCAGTGCTCAGTATGTTTTCTGTCAACCTACCAGGTGCAGCTCCTGTGGAACCTGTTGGATATGAGAACAAAATTGTCCATGTTGTTAATTCCCAATACACAGGAAACAAGTAAGTATTTTGATCCGTTGTAGATGGACCAATTAGAAATATGGTTCAGTAATATCATCAGAATTGTgtacttaaatatatatatcctcATCAGGATATCAAGAACACTATGTAAACCCCTTCAAGTTTTGGCAAAATCACAAGGGTCACACAAGTTGAAGCTTTAAAATCCATGTAAGTGAAGAacaaatgtgttctgagtttgtcagaccaaagaagaaagtgttattaactactcagccaaatttgaataataaaaaatatagacaagtttattaaattaggtgttaaaattgggtaaaaattaattcttagctccaggactgtgggggcgtgtcctctgaatgtgctgaagacACACCCACTCGTCGGAGCATTcaggcagccattttgaagtgactgaaacgtgtcagatgagttcagaaaatgacatgactaactttgaaacactgagtgagatgaattcatctctatctctctgctcggggtgcaggggaatgctcagggtggcctcaacgtgtcatcgagccaccctttaaggaccgcccacaaaatcctggactgaaaactggtgaaaaactgtttcaacCTCTAAgtccacatttcactaatatatcgttcaaagtcattcacatgttttttttttttttacaatatatttaatgtattttgaaagaaatctcagaattacctttacacagactttaggGGCCTGTAACCATAATGGTAACATTAATGGTGTGATCAGAGCAAGTTTTCCATTGgttgttaaaaaatgttaaataacatcaatgtaaaagttacattttaacTAAGGAACTaattttttgccttttaaagTGATCATCTAAATTCTGCATATTATTTAAATGCATGACATATACTGCAAGAAGTCGGCAACTTATTCAAAGtgagatatataaataaaactattgACTACATTTCAGAGATATTCAAGTCTGTGATGTACTAAATATAGTAAAAACTGGATGATCTTCCATCCGTCCATTATCtttaaccacttatcctcataagggtcacggtggggctggaggtggggtacaccctggctgtggggtacatcctggacaagtcaccagctcatcacagtacacatagagacaaacaactattcacacctacagacaatttagagtcactaattaacctgttatggttcatgtctttggactgtgggaggaagccagtgTACCCGTgtacacagaaaggccccagctgaggttcaaaccaggaaccttctggCTGTGAGGgaacagtgctaaccacttcTGGATGATCTTCTTATACCTCCAAATGCAAGTGTTATGCGTAAAACATGTGTTACAAATGGCCACATGATGGCGCTGTCATACCATTCCTTTGTTTTCTGCCAAATTTAAGTGAAGTCTGTATAATAGTTTGTGGTACTAACAAGCAAGTAAAGAAAGATACAGAACCAAAACATCCAGTTTGGCCTACATGTTAACAGCGACACAGCCATAGATGCAGTCTCATTGAAATGGATGAACATGCAGCACTGGCTGAGAAACATGCAGAAGCTCTTGTTTTGATCATAAACACTGACCTGAAACGTCTGTCCCATTGAGTCCTGTTTAATAAAGaatttaaaagaatttaaaaccATAAAAGTGGCAGGATGACACTAAAAAGAACTAAATACCTAAACACCTTAGCATGCATTaatatgtcttttgtttttgtagcatAAATTACCAAAATACCTGGTTTTGTTCCAATAATGGGTATTCCTGTTCCACCCAGTACATCTCCATCACCTCCTGCGCCCACTGGTCTGCCACCTACACCAGTACCTCCTGTTTTAATATTGATGTGACAACCTTAATAATGCAATATTATATATGTGAGTTTTATATTTCTGAGCTAATAATAATGTAACTTTGGTGTTTTGTTCCTTCATTTTGTCAGATGTTTTACATGTCTATCATCTTCTGTAACTATCAGATTATTTCATCCTTGGACCTggatttcagtgtttgtgttttttgtgataaTTGTTACTATGCACAAAATCTGTGCAGTTTCAAGGTAAGAAAAGACAGTTTCTCAAGAATCCAGCAAGTTTAAACACACCTTCTCCTCCAGAAATTCCAGAGCCCTCTATCACAATGCCATCACCTGGAATAATAGATAAAAGGACTGAGATTTGAAAATAGTACTgtgtacatacacaaatacCAAATACAGGGGCACAATCATTTTTAGatcatctatttttttctttcgtCTTTCTCTAATTTGGACATCACCTCCACCACTGTCTTTTCCATCCTTGTCAGTATTATGAGTAAGTGTATTGTTGTGGTAATATGTgacaagaaatgtgtttttatgttgtgctAACAGATACCTTCTGATGCTGGAGATGGTGTGCTGTCTGTGGCTCCAAGTCCCCCTCCTGAAGCAGTAGAcataaatgatcaaatatagATTATTCAATAAAAATTGTGAATTTGCTGTAACTAAAAGATGTTTTCTTAATCCTCAAAACAGAAACTTACCGATAGGTCCAGTTGTTGCCCCCGCACCGCTGCCAATGGTGGTGCCATTCACTGAAACACCAGTGCCGGTCCCAGTAGTGCCAGTTCCCGTACCCGTCCTTGAAGTGCCAGTCCCTGTGCCTGCTACTCCGGTGCCAGTCCCTGTGCCCGCTACTCCGGTGCCAGTCTCTGTGCCCGCTACTGCAGTGCCAGTCCCTGTGCCCGCTACTCCGGTGCCAATCCCTGTGCCCGCTAGTCCGGTTCCAGTCCCTGTGCCTGCTACTGCTGTGCCAGTCCCTGTGCCTGCTACTCCGGTGCCAATCCCTGTGCCTGCTACACCGGTGCTAGTCCCTCCTCCTACCCCAGGTACAACTCCATTAGGTTGCCCTACAGTTTATAAAAGAAATTATCTTGTAAATTCAAGAGAGCCACTTATAAACCGTTCTGTTCCTCAGCTCAAACAACTGTAATTTGAACATACTGTTCCACGACACCTTACCATACTTAGCAGCTTTAGATCCAGCTGTACCATAGCCTAAGGGTCAACAAAGAAGGTGTGGCATAAGTATAGACTATTCAGATGAGCACagtaattaaacattaattctGATGAGATAAACAAAGGTTGCTGGTAGAGTTACtaactttattaattaaagaACAACATCGTAACTACAGCAAAGATGGTGGACTAACAATTATTACATCAGAACATCTTGCTTCAGTCTGTATTCAGCAGGACAGGGATGATAGCATGTCAGAATTTCAGAATAGCAAGCTGTGAACTGATTTCACAAGCAAGTTAATGTGACAGTTTTAGTATTTCATCATACTGCAATAAGATGTTAACTTGAAAACCTCTCCTTCCACTGCACTTTTCTAGTATATTTCTGTGTATGATTAATCGTTTCAGGTACATCGGTTGTGTTGCAAGGAACTTGTTGCTGTAATTCTTACTAACGACCAGTCGAGGTCAATCATACTGAAATGTGATATAGATCTAAACATTGCCAAAACTACACGTTATGACACTGACCTAGACCTCCAGTACCAGTTCAAAACAACAGAGGGAGTATAAGAAACTCAAATGGTAAGTAAAGTCCCTCCTCCTAGGGAAagtaaataattgaaaaaatacCAGCAACCCAAAAATGAATGACAGCTAACAGACATAAAGAGTCATGTATTTTTGCTCTCAGCTTGCAGTGATACATAAACAACTCACCACCACGTCCTGCTCCACCTCCAAGTACTCCACCAGCACCAACTTTACCTACACCAGGAACATTATGTATTTACTTTTACTGGAGTTTGGATAAAACATccatcattatgtttttaagaGACAAAAATGCTAATACCGTATTTAGCAGGTTTTGATCCAGTTCCATAGcctgcaaaagacaaaaatcattCACTTTACAGATTCCAGAAAACTTTTTTGAGTTTGCTTGTTTGAGTTTGACTAAATTGATCTTGGACAAATTTAAAATTGCTCTTTGAACCTGTTCCATATCCAGTCCCTGGTCCTGCACCATAGCCTCCACCAGGTCCAAATCCACCAGGTCCATATCCACCAGGTCCATATCCACCAGGCCCATACCCAATTCTTCCTGTTGTGCCGCCACCTGGAAGCCCTAGGGAGAAGCAAATgggtgaggagagaaaaaagagaggggggatgacatgcagcaaagtgcCACATCTGTAAGGACTCAGTCAGTGTCTATAAGAGAGAAATTCTGTGTAATACCTCCTGCACTGCCTGGTCCAAAGCCACCCGGCCCACCTCCTGTTCCAACACCAGAACCAGGTATCGCACCACCAGTCCCCAATCCTGCTCCAGGTCCGCCACCAGTTGTTACTCCCACACCTTGTCCTACTCCGAGCCCAGAGCTAGTCCCTGCTCCCCTACCAAGTCCTCCTGCACCCAGAGCACCTCCAGCCCCTCCAGGTAGACCTGCAGAGAGCAACATTTGatcaaaattacatttttgccTATTGATACAAATCAcataaaatcacagatttaCTGTAAAGACCATATGATGAGAGTTTAGTAgtctaatttattattttatttatttattatttattattattattattattattatttatatattttttattattattttttaaaaggttgttTCTTACCATATTTGCGAGCTTTGGC encodes the following:
- the elnb gene encoding elastin b, with protein sequence MARGTVATYLHGVLLLALWKPSLQGGVYVPAGGAAGGAGAGLGAGAGRGTGFGPGGTGTGYGPGGAGTGFGPGGTGTGFGPGGAGTGFGPGGTGTGFGPGGAGPGGFGPGAGGGGYGGQGPGGGGPGGIRPGGVGPGGIGPGGVGPGGVGPGGIGPGGVGPGGVGPGGVGTGGIGPGGIGPGGVGPGGVGTGGVGPGGIGPGGVGPGGVGPGGIGPGGVGPGGVGAGGVGPGGVGPGGVGTGGVGPGGFRPSTFGIGTGGKPPKTGRGYGGRGGFGVWSGGLGPGGVSPGGYGPGPGGVGPSGFGPGRTGPGGQGTGLGAGGFGGGTLGAGGLGTGRGQGAGGLGTGTGTGTGYVPGGGYGGYGPGGAGQYPGVGRTGLKPSKTGAGTSLGGTGYGPGGAGFGPGGTGYGPGGTGVGPGGTGLGPGGAGVRPGGTGFGPGGAGVGPGGAGVGPGGTGFGPGGAGVGPGGTGLGPGGAGVGPGGAGVRPGGTGFGPGGAGVGPGGTGFGPGGAGVGPGGTGLGPSGAGVGPGGTGFGPGGAGVGPGGTGFGPGGAGVGPGGMGFGPGGAGVGSGGTGFGPGGAGVGPGGTGFGPGGAGVGPGGAGVGPGGAGVGPGGAGVGPGGTGFGPGGAVVPGGGPLLPQTGTTGAGSGGKTGGKASKQVPGIGVPGLYQGGFVPGQGFGGRGVLPGVATGSGLGPQTGSGVLGQGGAGPGGAGNGRGQQLPGVFRGYPLISPKSGAGKSKKNPAKAAAKYGGAGAGGGALGQGGALGVGAGSLPGGGAGGTPGFGGGAGTGGGPGFGGGAGTGGGPGQGYGPGPGGAGTGPGGRGYGPGGAGTGPGGLGYGPGGAGTGPGGAGTGPGGLGYGPGGAGTGPGGAGTGPGGAGTGPGGAGYGPGRTGTGLGGTGTGPGGYDASAKARKYGMLSGALGGTGPNTGLRPGGAGTGYGPGGVGPGGAGTGYGPGGVGPGGAGTGYGPGGVGPGGAGTGYGPGGVGPGGAGTGYGPGGVGPGGTGTGYGPGGVGPGGAGTGYGPGGVGPGGVGPGGAGTGYGPGGVGPGGVGPGSAGTGYGPGGVGPGGVGPGGAGTGYGPGGVGPGGAGTGYGPGGVGPGGVGPGGAGTGYRPGGVGPGGAGTGYGPGGYAGAKARKYGLPGGAGGALGAGGLGRGAGTSSGLGVGQGVGVTTGGGPGAGLGTGGAIPGSGVGTGGGPGGFGPGSAGGLPGGGTTGRIGYGPGGYGPGGYGPGGFGPGGGYGAGPGTGYGTGYGTGSKPAKYGKVGAGGVLGGGAGRGGYGTAGSKAAKYGQPNGVVPGVGGGTSTGVAGTGIGTGVAGTGTGTAVAGTGTGTGLAGTGIGTGVAGTGTGTAVAGTETGTGVAGTGTGTGVAGTGTGTSRTGTGTGTTGTGTGVSVNGTTIGSGAGATTGPIASGGGLGATDSTPSPASEGDGIVIEGSGISGGEGGTGVGGRPVGAGGDGDVLGGTGIPIIGTKPGLNGTDVSGSTGAAPGSGGSSAGTLPGAKPLKPPGVPRGDTPGEGDGEGGPDGERRSTGVTGGGPGGVGGLPTTAGAAGGVLGGVTEVGRGDSPASGTGVGPGGAAGGLGGTPKPPKAYGPDGTVAGGVSGGPGGVGQVAGAGTGAVGTGPGGIGGGPGGVGAGPGGVGGGPGGVGPGPGGVGGGPGGVGAGPGRVGGGSGGVGGGPGGVKPGKSYGAGGILPGGGIRYPTGAGVGQGAGKSGKAYGTLGAGGRGGVGPGSYGAGPGDYGTGPGGFGAGPGGYGTGPGSYGGQTGSGGTGAGPGGAGTPGVGQVGTGGLGAGPGGVGGGFGGYSGGVGPGGSRYGIGPGLGTGTGKPPKSYGARAGGTGVGPGGFGTGPGGVGSGPGGFGPGGTGPGGYGTGLGGVGTRPGGFGPGGAGTGTGGIRPGGAGTGPGGGGPSGAGTGPGGFGPGGVGTGPGGFGPGGAGIGPGGVGPSGAGTGPGGVGTGPGGFGPGGAGTGPGGVGPSGAGTGPGGFGPGGVGTGPGGFGPGGFGPGGVGTGPGGFGPGGAGTGPGGYGPGGAGAGVYTPGGQGLGARKPPKSGYGSSSLGGAGYGQGAGVGPGGTGTGPGRYGPGGVGPGGAGTGPGSFGPGGAGTGPGGFGPGGAGTGPGGVGPGSAGFRPGGFGPGGAGTGPGGFGPGGAGTGPGGVGTGPGGYGPGGAGAGVYTPGGQGLGARKPPKSGYGSSSLGGAGYGQGAGVGPGGTGTGPGRYGPGGVGPGGAGTGPGGFGPGGAGTGPGGFGPGGAGTGPGGAGTGPGGFGPGGAGTGPGGFGPGGPGTGPGGVGPGGAGFRPGGFGPGGAGTGPGGFGPGGTGTGPGGFGPGGTGTGPGGYGPGGAGAGVYTPGGQGLGARKPPKSGAGIGPGGTGTGPGRYGPGGIGPGGVGTGTGGFGPGGAGTGPGGFGPGGAGTGTGGVGPGGFGPGSVGTGTGGFGPGGAGTGPVGFRPGGAGTGPGGFGPGGAGTGTGGIGPGGFGPGGTGTGTGAFRPGGTGTGPGGFGPGGQGLGKRKPSKSGYGGTGYGSAGGTGVGPGGYGPGPGGFRPGGASTGPGGFGPGGAGTGPGGFGPGGAGTGPGGFGPGGAGTGPGGFGTGGAGTGPGGFGPGGAGTGPGGFGPGGAGTGPGGFGPGGAGTGYGPGGKALGKRKPYGSSLGGTGYRPGGGVLPGAGTGGISGGPGGVAGGTAGTGQGVGGGAGAGGLPGGVGPGYGAGGGHTGYAGAGQKSKAQKAAKYAAMQALLGAGGYRGAGCQGKYCGRRRK